CAGCGAGTAGGTCTGAAAGTAAAGGTAGATCGAGGGCCGCTCATCTTGCCGCAAGACGTCCTTCTGCTTCCAGGTGTTATAGGCGTGCTGGGAGACCTGATAGCGACTCAGGCCGTTTTCTTCCTTCGCCAAGTCGATGCGCACCACGTTGAAGGGGGACTTTGCGTAGAGCTTGTCCTGCAAGGGCGGGTCGATGACGTCATAGGGCGGCGCCAGCACGGCGGCGAGGTCGCCGACCTTTTCGGGGTTGTAACGATAGCCTCGGAATGCGTCGATCTTGGTCATGCTTGGGTTTGACTCCAGTATTTTTCCAGTTCCGCGAAGGGGATGTCCCCCGCGCGCAGCAAAACTAAACGATCCCCTTCCACCCGGACGACGGTGGAGCCCTGTGAGGGAGGGAGGTCTCCTCCAGGCAAAAAATATACATCTTCCCGGCCGCCGAAATAGGCCTCGAGCTCGCGCCGCGACCGCGCGCTGGGGGCGCCGCTGGGGTTGGCGCTGGTCGTGGTCAGTGGGCCGCCGAAGCCCGCCGCGAGTTGCCGCGCCAGGGGATGCGGGCTCACCCTCAAGCCCACCCAGCCTCCCTCGCTGGTCCAAGCCTTCGGGACCTTGGCGGAGGCCCGGGCCACGATCGTCAAGGGACCCGGAAGAAATTTATTTATCAAATTCAACAAATTATCACTTAGTTCCGAAAGTAAATCCTCACAATGTTTTGGCTCCGCCAACAGCAGGGAAACCGCCTTGCCCGCCTCCCGCCCCTTCAGCCGAAACAGGGCCTCTTGGGCCTTGGGCTGGGCGATGTCCACCCCCAAGCCGTAGAAGGTCTCGGTGGGGTAGACGAGGATCTCCCCGCGCCGCAGGACCTCGATCGCGGTGGGGAGATCGACCTCGCGCATCAGCCCAGCTTTTCGTTCTTGGCCAGGAGGGCCTCGGC
This region of Deltaproteobacteria bacterium PRO3 genomic DNA includes:
- a CDS encoding threonylcarbamoyl-AMP synthase, producing the protein MREVDLPTAIEVLRRGEILVYPTETFYGLGVDIAQPKAQEALFRLKGREAGKAVSLLLAEPKHCEDLLSELSDNLLNLINKFLPGPLTIVARASAKVPKAWTSEGGWVGLRVSPHPLARQLAAGFGGPLTTTSANPSGAPSARSRRELEAYFGGREDVYFLPGGDLPPSQGSTVVRVEGDRLVLLRAGDIPFAELEKYWSQTQA